From the genome of Thermosipho japonicus:
GAGTAATAATTGTAGGTACGAACCAATTTGTGATTCTATCAGCCAGTGCTTGAATAGGAACTTTAGCACCTTGTGCTTCTTGAATTAACTGGATCATTTTAGAAAGGAATGTATCTTCACCCGTCTTAGTAACTTTAATCTTTAAAATCCCAGTCAAATTGAGTGCTCCGCCGACTACTTCATCGTTTTCCTTCTTCTCAACTGGCATTGATTCTCCAGTAACTACTGACTCATCAACACCTGAAGAACCTTCAATAACTATGCCATCGACCGGTATTCTCTCACCAGGTTTTACAACAACTACCATGTTTTCTTTTACTGCCTCGATTGGTAAAAATAATTCTTCACCATTTAAAACAACCCTTGCTTCTCTAGCTTGAAGACTAAGCAATTTTTTTATTTCTTTTGTTGCTCTGTCTCTAAGATAAGATTCAATAAACCTTCCTAAAAGATGAAAAGAAATTATCATTGTGCCAATTGCACCAAAAGAAGCAATCTCAAAACCAAAAAGTGCTAAAACTGAAGTAAGCCATGAGGTTAATGCTCCAAAAAATATCAGTGTATCCATATTAGTATGCTTGTGGGTAAGTGCAATCCACGCACCTTTTATAGTATTTTTCCCTGCAACAAATGTTACAAATGCTCCACCAACTACTTCAAGCAACACAAAATAAGGAATTTTTACAAAAAACATGTTAATTATCATCAAAATTGATATAGGAATAGTAACAGCTAAAGCCATTATTAAATTTTTCTTTATCTGTCTAAATCTTTTTTCTTCAATTTGTTCTGGCTTTTCAGTTGATACTCCATATCCTACACTCTCAACCAACTTCTTTACTTTTTCAAGATCAATATTATCATTGCCGACAACAAATGCTGTATTTGTTGCTAAATTAACTGATGCAAATTTAATATTTTCATCTTTTGAAAGTACTTTCTCAACAGTTCTGGCACAATTTGCACAGGTCATACCTGTAACCGAAAAAGTTATCTTTTTTTCAGACATTAAATCACCACCTTATACAATTTTATTCAGATAAGAGATAACATCCTCTAATTCTTTTATTTTTTCCTCGATCTCTTGTGGATCATCCGAAAAAGCTGCACTTTTTACACAAGTTTCAAGATGCGAATTTAAAACTTGAACATTTGCTTTCTTTAAAAGCGAAATAGCAGCAAGGATCTGCTTTGAAATATCAATACAATACCTGTTTTCTTCAATCATCTTTATTACCGCATCAATTTGCCCTCTTGCATTTTTTAACGTTCTTAATGCATCTTTATGTTTCATACTATACCCTCCCCCTATCGGTACGGTCTGACTTAATTATAATACATAAATTTAATTATGTCAAATAAAAAATGCCCTGAAAGAAACATTCAGGGCACTTAAAAATGTAAGAAAATTAAATTTTAAGCGTACGCTCCTAAAAATTGACTCTTGTAAAGTTCTGCATAAAATCCATTTTTCTTCATCAATTCATCATGTGTT
Proteins encoded in this window:
- a CDS encoding metal-sensing transcriptional repressor; protein product: MKHKDALRTLKNARGQIDAVIKMIEENRYCIDISKQILAAISLLKKANVQVLNSHLETCVKSAAFSDDPQEIEEKIKELEDVISYLNKIV